In Fusobacterium canifelinum, a genomic segment contains:
- a CDS encoding DUF445 domain-containing protein: MKQLLVMILISGAIGWITNWLAIKMLFRPHKEINLGLFKIQGLIPKRRTEIGTGIATIIQNELISVKDVISNIDREEFSKRLNKLIDEVLDKNLKKKVKEKFPLLQMFFSDKVAKDVGNTIKDIVMENQEKIFEIFSNYAEENIDFEVIISDKISNFSLDKLEEIITLLAKKELKHIEVIGAILGMIIGAVQYLITLIVK, translated from the coding sequence ATGAAACAATTATTAGTGATGATTTTAATCTCAGGTGCAATAGGTTGGATAACAAACTGGCTTGCCATAAAGATGCTATTTAGACCACATAAAGAAATAAATTTAGGCTTATTTAAAATACAAGGTTTAATTCCAAAAAGAAGAACAGAGATTGGAACTGGCATTGCAACCATTATTCAAAATGAACTGATTTCAGTAAAAGATGTTATTTCAAATATTGATAGAGAAGAATTCTCTAAAAGATTAAATAAATTAATTGATGAGGTATTAGATAAAAATTTAAAGAAAAAAGTAAAAGAGAAATTTCCACTTTTACAAATGTTTTTTAGTGATAAAGTAGCAAAAGATGTCGGAAATACTATAAAAGATATAGTTATGGAAAATCAAGAAAAGATATTTGAAATTTTTTCTAATTATGCAGAAGAAAATATTGATTTTGAAGTTATAATTTCTGATAAAATTTCAAATTTTTCTTTAGATAAATTAGAGGAAATAATAACTCTTTTAGCCAAAAAAGAATTGAAACATATTGAAGTCATAGGTGCTATATTGGGTATGATAATTGGGGCAGTTCAATATTTAATTACTCTAATAGTAAAATGA
- the ruvB gene encoding Holliday junction branch migration DNA helicase RuvB: protein MERIISELEMPNEVEIQKSLRPKSFEEYIGQENLKEKMSISIKAAQKRNMVVDHILLYGPPGLGKTTLAGVIANEMKANLKITSGPILEKAGDLAAILTSLEENDILFIDEIHRLNSTVEEILYPAMEDGELDIIIGKGPSAKSIRIELPPFTLIGATTRAGLLSAPLRDRFGVSHKMEYYNENEIKSIIIRGAKILGVKINEDGAIEISKRSRGTPRIANRLLKRVRDYCEIKGNGTIDKLSAKNALDMLGVDSNGLDDLDRNIINSIIENYDGGPVGIETLSLLLGEDRRTLEEVYEPYLVKIGFLKRTNRGRVVTPKAYQHFKKVEVKDENKHKS from the coding sequence GTGGAAAGAATTATAAGTGAACTTGAGATGCCAAATGAGGTTGAAATTCAAAAATCATTGAGGCCTAAAAGTTTTGAGGAATACATAGGACAAGAAAATTTAAAAGAAAAAATGAGCATTTCTATAAAAGCGGCTCAAAAAAGAAATATGGTGGTAGATCATATTTTACTTTATGGACCACCAGGTTTAGGTAAAACTACCTTGGCTGGTGTTATTGCAAATGAAATGAAAGCAAATTTAAAAATAACATCAGGACCTATACTTGAAAAAGCAGGAGATTTAGCAGCAATTTTAACTTCACTAGAAGAAAATGATATTCTATTTATAGATGAAATACATAGGCTTAATAGTACAGTTGAAGAAATTTTATATCCTGCTATGGAAGATGGAGAACTTGATATAATTATAGGAAAAGGACCTTCTGCAAAGTCAATAAGAATTGAGTTGCCACCTTTTACATTAATTGGAGCTACCACTAGAGCAGGACTTTTAAGTGCACCTTTAAGAGATAGATTTGGTGTCAGTCATAAGATGGAATATTACAATGAGAATGAAATAAAATCTATTATTATAAGAGGGGCAAAAATTTTAGGAGTAAAAATTAATGAAGATGGAGCAATAGAAATTTCAAAAAGAAGCAGAGGTACTCCAAGAATTGCAAACAGACTTTTAAAAAGAGTAAGAGATTATTGTGAAATTAAAGGAAATGGAACAATAGATAAGTTAAGTGCTAAAAATGCCTTAGATATGTTAGGTGTTGATAGTAATGGTTTAGATGATTTGGATAGGAATATTATTAACTCCATAATTGAAAACTATGATGGAGGACCTGTTGGTATTGAAACTCTATCTCTTTTATTAGGAGAAGATAGAAGAACTTTAGAAGAGGTTTATGAGCCTTATTTGGTAAAAATTGGATTTTTAAAAAGAACAAATAGAGGTAGAGTAGTAACTCCTAAAGCATATCAACATTTTAAGAAAGTTGAGGTAAAGGATGAAAATAAACACAAAAGTTAG
- a CDS encoding Rrf2 family transcriptional regulator has product MKINTKVRYGLKALAYIAENSTDKKLVRIKEISEDQDISVQYLEQILFKLKNENIIEGKRGPTGGYKLAIEPKEIDLYMIYKILDDEEKVIDCNEMGEGKTHSCSEVGCGDTCIWSKLDNAMTKILSETSLQDFINNGKKI; this is encoded by the coding sequence ATGAAAATAAACACAAAAGTTAGATATGGTTTGAAAGCATTAGCATACATTGCTGAAAATTCTACTGATAAAAAATTAGTAAGAATTAAAGAAATATCAGAAGATCAAGATATATCAGTTCAATATTTAGAACAGATACTTTTTAAATTGAAAAATGAAAATATTATTGAAGGAAAGAGAGGACCGACTGGAGGATATAAATTAGCAATAGAGCCTAAAGAGATAGACTTATATATGATTTATAAAATTTTAGATGATGAAGAAAAAGTTATAGATTGTAATGAAATGGGAGAAGGTAAAACACATAGTTGTAGTGAAGTAGGTTGTGGAGATACTTGTATTTGGAGTAAACTTGATAATGCTATGACAAAAATTTTATCTGAAACATCATTACAAGATTTTATTAACAATGGAAAAAAAATATAG
- a CDS encoding RsmE family RNA methyltransferase, which yields MLSVVVTEVYDDFILVVDIGDINHIKNVFRKAKGDKIRAVDGANEYLCEIEKIEDKEIKLKILEKIEDKFSLDIEVDAGISILKGDKMDLTIQKLAELGINKIIPISVKRCVVKLDKKKDRWDTISKEALKQCQGVVPTVIEEIKKIDKLNFKDYDLVLVPYENEKEVFIKEILRDLKVKPTKILYIIGAEGGFEKEEIDYLKENGAKIISLGKRILRAETAAIVTGGVIINEFL from the coding sequence TTGTTAAGTGTTGTTGTAACAGAAGTTTATGATGATTTTATTTTGGTGGTTGATATAGGTGATATAAACCATATTAAAAATGTTTTTAGAAAAGCAAAAGGAGATAAAATTAGAGCTGTTGATGGAGCTAATGAATATCTTTGTGAAATAGAAAAAATAGAAGATAAAGAAATAAAATTAAAAATTTTAGAAAAAATAGAAGATAAATTTTCCTTGGATATAGAAGTAGATGCTGGTATTTCAATATTAAAGGGAGATAAGATGGATTTAACTATTCAAAAATTAGCTGAATTAGGAATAAACAAAATCATTCCAATTTCAGTCAAAAGATGTGTAGTCAAATTAGATAAAAAAAAAGATAGATGGGATACAATTTCAAAGGAGGCATTAAAACAATGTCAAGGAGTTGTTCCTACAGTTATTGAAGAAATAAAAAAAATTGACAAATTAAATTTTAAAGATTATGATTTAGTTTTAGTTCCATATGAGAATGAGAAAGAAGTATTTATAAAAGAAATTCTTAGAGATTTAAAAGTAAAACCAACAAAGATTCTATATATTATAGGAGCAGAAGGTGGTTTTGAAAAGGAAGAAATTGATTATTTAAAAGAAAATGGAGCAAAAATAATAAGTCTTGGAAAAAGAATATTAAGGGCAGAAACAGCAGCAATAGTAACAGGAGGAGTAATAATAAATGAGTTTCTCTAA
- the mtaB gene encoding tRNA (N(6)-L-threonylcarbamoyladenosine(37)-C(2))-methylthiotransferase MtaB, translated as MSFSKKVAFHTLGCKVNQYETESIKNQLIKRGYKEVPFEDKSDIYIINSCTVTSIADRKTRNMLRRAKKTNPEAKVIVTGCYAQTNSREILEIEDVDFVIDNKNKSNIVNFVGAIEDISFEREKNGNIFQEKEYQEYEFATLREMTRAYVKIQDGCNHFCSYCKIPFARGKSRSRKKENILKEIEKLVEDGFKEVILIGIDLSAYGEDFEEKDNFESLLEDILKVKDLKRVRIGSVYPDKITDRFIELFKNKNLMPHLHISLQSCDDTVLKNMRRNYGSSLIKESLLKLKSKVKNMEFTADVIVGFPKEDETMFQNTYDVIKEIEFSGLHIFQYSDREGTIASNMDGKVDAKTKKQRADRLDNLKQEMIMDSRKKYLEKNLEVLVEEEKDGEYFGYSQNYLRVKFKSDEKNLINKLINIKIKCVENDMLIGEKEM; from the coding sequence ATGAGTTTCTCTAAAAAGGTTGCTTTTCATACGCTAGGTTGTAAGGTTAATCAATATGAAACAGAAAGTATAAAAAATCAACTTATTAAAAGAGGATATAAAGAAGTTCCTTTTGAAGATAAATCAGATATATATATAATAAATTCTTGTACTGTTACAAGTATAGCAGATAGAAAAACTAGAAATATGCTAAGGAGAGCTAAAAAAACAAATCCAGAAGCAAAAGTTATAGTTACGGGTTGTTATGCACAGACAAATAGTAGAGAAATTTTAGAGATAGAAGATGTAGATTTTGTTATAGACAATAAAAATAAAAGTAATATAGTGAACTTTGTGGGAGCTATTGAAGATATAAGTTTTGAAAGAGAAAAAAATGGAAATATTTTTCAAGAGAAAGAGTATCAAGAATATGAATTTGCTACTCTTAGAGAGATGACAAGAGCTTATGTAAAAATACAAGATGGCTGTAACCATTTTTGTTCATATTGCAAGATACCTTTTGCTAGGGGAAAAAGTAGATCAAGAAAAAAAGAAAATATTTTAAAAGAAATAGAAAAATTGGTAGAAGATGGTTTTAAGGAAGTAATATTAATAGGCATAGATTTGAGTGCTTATGGTGAGGACTTTGAAGAAAAAGACAATTTTGAGTCTTTGCTTGAAGATATTCTAAAGGTTAAAGATTTGAAAAGAGTTAGAATAGGTTCTGTTTATCCAGATAAAATAACTGACAGATTTATAGAGCTATTTAAAAATAAAAATTTAATGCCTCATCTTCATATATCTTTGCAATCTTGTGATGATACAGTTTTAAAGAATATGAGAAGAAATTATGGAAGTTCTCTTATAAAGGAAAGTTTGTTAAAACTAAAGTCTAAGGTAAAAAATATGGAGTTTACAGCAGATGTAATAGTAGGTTTTCCTAAGGAAGATGAAACAATGTTCCAAAATACTTATGATGTTATAAAGGAAATAGAGTTTTCTGGCTTGCACATTTTCCAATATTCGGATAGAGAAGGAACTATTGCAAGTAATATGGATGGAAAGGTAGATGCTAAAACTAAGAAACAAAGAGCTGATAGACTAGATAATTTAAAACAAGAAATGATAATGGATAGTAGAAAAAAATACTTAGAGAAAAATTTAGAAGTTTTAGTTGAAGAAGAAAAAGATGGGGAATATTTTGGTTATTCTCAAAATTATTTAAGAGTTAAATTTAAGTCAGATGAAAAAAATCTTATAAATAAACTAATAAATATAAAAATAAAATGTGTAGAAAATGATATGTTAATTGGTGAAAAGGAGATGTAA
- a CDS encoding LytR C-terminal domain-containing protein has translation MATKKKKKKKGRAPVLVIVLTIILSILLYFNFRANNIKLSKEERVLIIGKQNLYAVYEDKLAVKIPFELYIDSDETVEDLVDSQNYENVLEKINSVVPEKLTRYTVIKSGEIKLDVENAKNIPETNIGDRRYILTSSVYAMFKDLYHEKNAVDELNENILVDVLNANGIGGYARKTGELIKSTLGMKYNAANYETTQDQSYVVLNDISKEKAAEILDKLPEKYFKIKNKSSIPTLANIVVIIGSEKQINFKIDIYANQEKLKEASEKLKKAGYGSITSQPEKEETEQSIIEYNKEDYFIALKIAKILGISDMVENSDLENKIGITIK, from the coding sequence ATGGCAACCAAAAAAAAGAAGAAGAAAAAAGGGCGTGCACCTGTACTTGTAATAGTCTTAACAATAATTTTATCAATTCTTTTATACTTTAATTTTAGAGCGAATAATATAAAATTATCAAAAGAGGAAAGAGTACTAATTATAGGAAAGCAAAATTTATATGCAGTGTATGAAGATAAATTAGCAGTAAAGATTCCTTTTGAGCTTTATATTGATAGTGATGAAACAGTAGAAGATTTGGTAGATAGCCAAAATTATGAAAATGTTTTAGAGAAGATAAATTCTGTTGTACCTGAAAAACTTACAAGATACACAGTTATAAAAAGTGGAGAAATAAAACTAGATGTTGAAAATGCAAAAAATATCCCTGAAACAAATATAGGTGATAGAAGATATATATTAACTTCAAGTGTCTATGCTATGTTTAAAGATTTGTATCACGAAAAGAATGCAGTAGATGAATTAAATGAAAATATCTTAGTTGATGTATTAAATGCTAATGGTATAGGTGGATATGCTAGAAAAACAGGGGAGCTTATTAAGAGCACTTTAGGTATGAAATATAATGCTGCCAACTATGAAACTACACAAGATCAAAGTTACGTAGTTTTAAATGATATATCTAAGGAAAAAGCAGCAGAAATATTAGATAAATTGCCAGAAAAATATTTTAAAATAAAAAATAAATCATCAATTCCAACTTTAGCAAATATAGTTGTTATAATTGGAAGTGAAAAACAAATTAATTTCAAGATAGATATTTATGCAAATCAAGAAAAGCTAAAAGAAGCAAGTGAAAAATTAAAAAAAGCAGGATATGGAAGTATAACTAGTCAACCTGAAAAAGAAGAGACAGAGCAATCTATTATAGAATACAATAAAGAAGATTATTTTATAGCATTAAAGATTGCAAAAATCTTAGGAATTTCTGATATGGTTGAAAATAGTGATTTAGAAAATAAAATAGGTATAACTATAAAGTAG
- the mrdA gene encoding penicillin-binding protein 2 has protein sequence MKLNRYKNNDVILGDKRNGRELIFKIIVFSCFLILFLRLLYLQVLQGNEFSYLAERNQYKLVKIDSPRGKIFDSKNRLVVTNGTGYRLIYSLGREENDEYIKEIAKLTDKTEEVVRKRIKYGEIFPYTKDNVLFEDLDEERAHKIIEIANNYPYLEVQVYSKRKYLYDTVASHTIGYVKKISEKEYEALKEEGYTPRDMIGKLGIEKTYDDILRGRNGFKYIEVNALNKIEREVEKVKSPIVGKNLYMGINMELQQYMEEEFEKDGRSGSFVALNPKTGEIITIVSYPTYSLNTFSSQISPEEWDAISNDPRKILTNKTIAGEYPPGSTFKMLSAIAFLKSGIDPKLKYNDYTGYYQVGNWKWRAWKRGGHGATDMKKSLVESANTYYYKFSDQIGYGPIVKTARDFGLGNVSGIDVPGEKKGIIPDPDWKKKRIKTVWYRGDTILLSIGQGFTLVTPIQLAKAYTFLANKGWAYEPHVVSKIEDLQTGKIEIVNTKKTVLDDYPESYYNIINDALIATVDQNNGTTRIMKNPYVKVAAKSGSAQNPHSKLTHAWVAGYFPADKDPEVVFVCLLEGAGGGGVMAGGMAKRFLDKYLEVEKGIEVVKNTPYVEPRTTNSTIQTSGNQENENSGEGIGEERENEERETGETNTSEGEQN, from the coding sequence ATGAAGCTTAATAGATACAAAAATAATGATGTAATACTAGGAGATAAAAGAAATGGTAGAGAATTAATATTTAAAATAATAGTTTTCTCATGTTTTTTAATACTTTTTTTAAGGTTATTATATCTTCAAGTTTTACAAGGAAATGAATTTTCATATTTAGCAGAAAGAAATCAATATAAATTAGTAAAAATAGATTCACCTAGAGGAAAAATTTTTGACTCAAAAAATAGACTAGTTGTAACAAATGGTACAGGTTATAGACTTATTTATTCTTTGGGAAGAGAAGAAAATGATGAATATATAAAAGAAATTGCAAAATTAACAGATAAGACAGAAGAAGTTGTTAGAAAAAGAATTAAGTATGGAGAAATATTTCCATACACAAAAGATAATGTTCTTTTTGAAGATTTAGATGAAGAAAGAGCACATAAAATAATAGAAATTGCAAATAATTATCCATATTTGGAAGTACAAGTTTATTCAAAAAGAAAATATCTATATGATACAGTAGCCTCTCATACAATAGGTTATGTTAAAAAAATTTCTGAAAAAGAGTATGAAGCTTTAAAAGAAGAAGGCTATACTCCAAGAGATATGATAGGAAAATTAGGAATAGAAAAAACTTATGATGATATTCTAAGAGGAAGAAATGGTTTTAAATATATAGAAGTAAATGCATTAAATAAAATAGAAAGAGAAGTAGAAAAAGTAAAAAGTCCTATTGTTGGTAAGAATTTATATATGGGTATAAATATGGAATTACAACAATATATGGAAGAAGAGTTTGAAAAAGATGGTAGAAGTGGTTCATTTGTAGCATTGAATCCAAAAACAGGGGAAATAATAACTATTGTAAGTTACCCAACTTATTCGTTAAATACATTTAGTTCACAAATCTCACCAGAAGAATGGGATGCTATATCAAATGATCCAAGAAAGATTCTAACAAACAAGACTATTGCTGGAGAATATCCTCCTGGTTCAACATTTAAAATGTTATCTGCTATTGCCTTTTTAAAGAGTGGAATAGATCCTAAATTAAAATATAATGACTATACAGGTTATTATCAAGTAGGGAACTGGAAATGGAGAGCTTGGAAAAGAGGAGGACATGGAGCAACAGATATGAAAAAATCACTTGTAGAATCAGCTAATACTTACTACTATAAGTTTTCTGATCAAATTGGATATGGACCAATAGTAAAAACAGCAAGAGATTTTGGATTAGGGAATGTGTCTGGAATAGATGTTCCTGGAGAAAAAAAGGGAATTATTCCTGATCCAGATTGGAAAAAGAAAAGGATAAAGACAGTTTGGTATAGAGGAGATACAATACTTCTTTCAATAGGACAAGGTTTTACACTTGTGACACCAATTCAATTAGCAAAAGCATATACATTTTTAGCTAATAAGGGTTGGGCTTATGAACCACATGTAGTATCAAAAATAGAAGATTTACAAACTGGGAAAATAGAAATAGTTAATACAAAAAAAACTGTTTTAGATGACTACCCAGAATCATACTATAATATTATAAATGATGCATTGATAGCAACAGTTGATCAAAATAATGGAACAACAAGGATAATGAAAAATCCTTATGTAAAAGTTGCTGCAAAAAGTGGTTCAGCACAAAATCCACATTCTAAATTAACACATGCTTGGGTAGCAGGATATTTTCCAGCTGATAAAGATCCTGAGGTTGTTTTTGTGTGCTTATTAGAAGGAGCAGGTGGAGGAGGAGTAATGGCAGGAGGAATGGCAAAAAGATTTCTAGATAAATATTTAGAAGTTGAAAAAGGCATTGAAGTTGTTAAAAATACTCCATATGTAGAACCTAGAACTACTAATTCTACTATTCAAACAAGTGGAAATCAAGAGAATGAAAATTCAGGGGAAGGAATAGGAGAAGAAAGAGAAAATGAAGAAAGAGAAACTGGGGAAACAAACACAAGTGAAGGAGAACAAAATTAG
- a CDS encoding ribonuclease J — protein sequence MKKEKLGKQTQVKENKISIHDKIMSIKDDVQSLKTKNTKKKAEKKVIEKVKKQKEEVKKNEVTQKNTKKNKPSKKDLDKMYVIPLGGLEEVGKNCTIIQYKDEIIIVDAGAIFPDENLPGIDLVIPDYTFLENNKSKVKGLFVTHGHEDHIGGIPYLYEKIEKDTVIYAGKLTNALIKSKFENFGVKKALPKMVEVGSRSKVSVGKYFTVEFVKVTHSIADSYCLSVKTPAGHVFLTGDFKIDLTPVDNEKVDFMRLSELGEEGVDLMLSDSTNSEVEGFTPSERSVGDAFRQEFQKATGRIVIAVFASHVHRIQQIIDNAAHFKRKIAIDGRSLLKVFEIAPSVGRLNIPKNLLIPISSVDKYDDDEIVILCTGTQGEPLAALSRIAKNMHKHIALREGDTVIISSTPIPGNEKAVSTNINNILKYDVDLVFKKIAGIHVSGHGSKEEQKLMLNLINPKHFMPVHGEYRMLKAHMRSAIETGVPKDKILLTQNGDKVEVTREYAKINGKVNSGEILVDGLGVGDIGSKVIKDRQQLSEDGIVIVAYSIDKETGKIVSGPEMSTKGFVYYKDSEDTIKEAQDLLTKKINKKETYLGRNWADLKGNVRDLLSRFFYEKLKRNPIILPMLLEI from the coding sequence ATGAAGAAAGAGAAACTGGGGAAACAAACACAAGTGAAGGAGAACAAAATTAGTATCCATGACAAAATAATGAGTATAAAGGATGATGTTCAAAGTTTAAAAACTAAAAATACAAAAAAGAAAGCAGAAAAAAAAGTAATAGAAAAAGTAAAAAAACAAAAAGAAGAAGTTAAGAAGAATGAAGTAACACAAAAGAATACAAAAAAAAATAAGCCTTCAAAAAAAGATTTAGATAAGATGTATGTTATTCCACTAGGTGGTTTAGAAGAAGTTGGAAAAAACTGTACCATAATTCAGTATAAAGATGAAATAATTATTGTAGATGCAGGTGCAATATTTCCAGATGAAAATTTACCAGGTATAGACTTAGTAATTCCAGATTATACTTTTTTAGAAAATAATAAGTCTAAAGTAAAAGGCTTATTTGTAACTCATGGACATGAAGATCATATTGGAGGAATTCCTTATCTATATGAAAAAATAGAAAAAGATACTGTGATCTATGCTGGGAAATTAACAAATGCCTTAATAAAATCTAAATTTGAAAATTTTGGAGTGAAAAAAGCTTTACCAAAAATGGTTGAAGTTGGTTCAAGAAGTAAAGTAAGTGTTGGAAAGTATTTTACAGTTGAATTTGTAAAAGTAACACACTCAATAGCAGATTCATATTGTTTATCTGTAAAAACACCAGCAGGACATGTATTTTTAACAGGAGATTTTAAAATAGATTTAACTCCTGTTGACAATGAAAAAGTAGATTTTATGAGATTATCAGAATTAGGTGAAGAAGGGGTAGATTTAATGCTATCAGATTCAACTAACTCTGAGGTTGAAGGTTTTACTCCTTCTGAAAGAAGTGTTGGAGATGCTTTTAGACAAGAATTTCAAAAAGCTACTGGAAGAATAGTTATAGCAGTGTTTGCTTCGCATGTTCATAGAATACAACAAATTATAGATAATGCAGCACATTTTAAAAGAAAAATTGCTATTGATGGAAGAAGTTTATTAAAGGTATTTGAAATAGCACCCAGTGTTGGAAGATTAAATATACCTAAAAATTTACTTATTCCAATATCATCAGTTGATAAATATGATGATGATGAAATTGTAATATTATGCACAGGTACCCAAGGAGAACCTTTAGCTGCTCTTTCAAGAATAGCTAAAAACATGCATAAACATATAGCATTAAGAGAAGGAGATACTGTAATAATTTCATCTACCCCTATACCAGGAAATGAAAAAGCAGTTTCAACAAATATAAATAATATTTTAAAATATGATGTTGATTTAGTATTTAAAAAAATTGCGGGTATTCATGTTTCAGGACATGGAAGTAAAGAAGAACAAAAATTGATGTTAAATTTAATAAATCCGAAACATTTTATGCCAGTTCATGGTGAATATAGAATGCTTAAAGCACATATGAGATCAGCTATTGAAACAGGAGTACCAAAAGATAAAATTCTTTTAACTCAAAATGGAGACAAAGTTGAAGTTACAAGAGAATATGCAAAAATAAATGGTAAAGTAAATTCTGGTGAAATTCTAGTTGATGGTTTAGGTGTTGGAGACATTGGAAGTAAAGTTATAAAGGATAGACAACAACTGTCAGAAGATGGAATAGTTATAGTTGCATATTCCATTGACAAAGAAACAGGAAAAATAGTTTCAGGTCCTGAAATGTCAACAAAAGGCTTTGTATACTATAAAGATTCAGAAGATACTATAAAGGAAGCACAAGATTTATTAACAAAAAAAATCAATAAAAAAGAAACTTATTTAGGTAGAAATTGGGCAGATTTAAAAGGAAATGTGAGAGATTTGTTATCAAGATTTTTCTATGAAAAATTAAAAAGAAATCCAATAATTTTACCTATGTTATTAGAAATTTAA
- the yhbY gene encoding ribosome assembly RNA-binding protein YhbY: MNSKKRAFLKKKAHNLEPIVRIGKEGLNQNIVQSILDAIASRELIKVKILQNCEEEKTIIYTKLMDIKDFEVVGMIGKTIIIFKENKENPSISLEWKNI; encoded by the coding sequence ATGAATAGTAAAAAGAGAGCTTTTTTAAAAAAGAAAGCACATAATTTAGAGCCTATTGTTAGAATAGGTAAAGAAGGATTAAATCAAAATATAGTCCAAAGTATACTTGATGCAATAGCTTCAAGAGAACTTATAAAAGTTAAAATTTTACAAAATTGTGAAGAAGAAAAAACTATAATTTATACAAAATTGATGGATATTAAGGATTTTGAAGTAGTAGGAATGATAGGAAAGACTATAATTATTTTTAAAGAAAATAAAGAAAATCCGAGCATATCATTAGAATGGAAAAATATATAA